The following DNA comes from Nicotiana sylvestris chromosome 10, ASM39365v2, whole genome shotgun sequence.
GTAAGAATGCGAAAGATAGAAGCAACTGGAGTAGGAAtacagaaagaagaagaagaagagaggcaAAGATGCAGGCTCAAAGATAGGAAAATGTAAAGGTTCGCTCAAAAGGGTTTCCCCCTTTATTTATAGAGAAACACTGGAGCTCAGATCGAGATAGTTAACCGTCAAATGCACAGGGATCGAAATGATAGGGACACGGGAAGAGATGCAACGCATCGGGAAGATGCGTAATGATGACGCGTGAGGCTGTGACGTCACGGCGAACCCACATCATTAAGTGTGGCCTCGAAACTCCACATCACCATCTCAGCCGCGATCATCACCACTCAATCCCCCCATCCGAATTTCTAAGACTACGACTAATGAAGTCCGCTCATTGAGGTTAACCAAAAGACGACCTTGATAAGTGGAGGGACTaattgtataggtcaaaatcgAAATAGAGAAATTCGATACGCAGAGACAATTGTCATAAGTGACCTGCAAATCAATATGGGCGGTTTGGACGAGGTTGATCATTGGTTAACAGAACAAGCTGCTGAGTGGTTCGTCAAGGCCGAGGTCGAGCAACATGGATAGAAGGAACGGCTAGTATAGCTTTACAACCTTCAAAGGGAATATTCTATTGAATATTCCCTTTGTTCGTACCTTTTAGTGTTCTTTGGGAATATTCCATATAAATAGTAGGAGAGATAAGGCAAAAGTCATGTAAGATTCTATATGATAAGAACTCTTTTGAAAAGCAAGCTCTCGAGATAAATACATAGAACACATTTCTAAATAGATTggtctttttggattattccgTATCATTTTCACCAGATCCGAGAAAGTCTTCAATATTCTTATAAGTTTCTTGTCACTCATCATTGTCAGAAGGAggaatcatccacctcattcaatattgggtGAATCTTCCCATTTATTTACGTTTAGTGTCATTTATTGTATTTATTGCCTATCATTATTCTCATTCCATTAACAACCGTAACATTTAATGGGTATTGCATTATATCCAGTTTAACGTGGCCCCACATTATCTGCATAAACCTATTTTAGATTTAAAGTTATTATCTTTAAGTAGGATTTACCCTCTATcctcttatttaattagtttaacgaAAAGTtttatactttttggtcaaacaagtgGCACGTACACGATCGTGAAACACTATACGTGAATCCGCCCCTGCACACAGGAAGAGGTGGGACGCGAATGAGTTTATTTTAAAAGGCACTGGTTTTTTGTCAACTTAATCAAATGCATACACAAAAGATGCAGAATGTACAATTTAACGCTactcaaaaatttcaaaaatgccTATGTTCATCCCTCTGCATTCCacttaaaataaattattaagaaaGATAAAGAATCAATTTTTACATTCACATAAATTAAGACGTCTATCATTCATGCTGCAATTCCAACTATTTTATTTTGGGACATGGCGAGTAATTTGGAGAAAACAGGAGTAGAATCATGTGGTACGTGAGGCGAAAGGACATGAGAAACTATAGTATATATAAGTTGAGCAGAAAGCAGTGAATAAACAAACGTAAAGCTCACAAAATCAGCCAAATATTCTTTAAGAAACCATGACGGTCTTccaaaaagagagaggaaaagtAGAAAACCCCATTTGGAATTCACCTCAGATTCTCCAAACAAAGCATTCCAACAAAGTGTCACACCCCCCTCAGTATCATGCACTCAAAGCAAAGTATCAATCAAGATTTACAAACAAATTTAGTACTAGTACCATCCTATACAGAGTCACTCTTTTCCTGTCATAACAAAAGTTTTCCCGCATATCTCTTTCTTCTGATCCATGGCTTATCTACTCATAGCTTTTGTTTCTTTTGTCTTTCAATTTTTAGTCCCTAAAGCTCATAGCTATGGCCATGCACATGGCTGCCGATCATACTGCGGAAACTTGACCGTCGATTACCCTTTTGCACTTCAACCGGGCTGCGGCCACCAGGGCTACCGAGACCTCTTATATTGCATCAATAATGTGCTAATGCTTCACATTAGTTCAGGCTCGTACCGTGTTTTGGGCATTGATTATGCATACCGTTCCCTCACCTTAGACGAACCTCACATGTCGACGTGCACGTCGATCATGCTCGGCAAACGGGGCAATGGATTTGTCGTCGAGCGGTGGCGAGAGCCGTACTTGAGCCCCATGACGGACAACGTGTTCATGCTGCTACATTGCAAGGCAGAATCACCACTCTTCCAAGGTTTCTCTGGAAAGCACTTGCCCTGCAGGAATGTTGCTGGGATGGGCTGTGATGACTACTATGGTTGTCCAGTATGGAGCCTAATTGGGCCGCAACGGGCGGGCTCGGTATATGGATCAGGCCCGCCCAAATGCTGTGCAATTGCATATGAAGCAATCAAGGATGTAAATTTGACCAGGCTTGGTTGTCAAGGGTACAGCAGTGCTTATAATTTAGCACCTTTGAGACTGGCTGGCCCTGATGAATGGTCTTATGGGATAAGGGTGAAGTATTCGGTTCAAGGAAATGAGACCTTTTGTAAAGCTTGTGAGGCAACTGGTGGATCTTGTGGCTATGATGTCAATGACTTTAGCAGTACTTTGTGCATGTGTGGTAGCTGGAATTCTACTTCCAATTGCGATTCAGGTAAGCAACAATATGAAATTTATAGGCACATTtagaattttaagtaagtgggTGCAGAGTCGTATGTTTGACAATTGTTCCGATGTGATTACATTAATGCTGAACTTGTTTGTCGTGCAGTTCCCTCAGCTTCGCATAGAAGAACTTGGTCGTTCATGGATGCACTAACAGGTATGCATCCTTGATTAGCTGCCTATTAATTCCTATGTTATCTGAATCTTAGATTTGTCATAATTACCCTCATGAGAAAATTAAGCAATAAGCATTGCCATCATAACATTTCTCATGGACAGAACTTATCTAAAGCTGTCTATGTTTATGAGAATAATAGTATTGCCAAGATAATTCACTAAATTAACTCGAGTTAATCTCGATTTGGCAAATTAGGCGTTTTCTAAAACCGCTGAGTCCAAATAATTTTGATCTTAGATCAAATTTCAGTTCAGCCCGAGTTATAGTAGGAAGTGCTGCACCTACATGATCTTAATTATATCCAAAATATATAAAAGATGCAAATgtttgtttacctcgaaaaatgggTTTAATAGTTAAAAGATAATTTGAGGTTTaaaaaatacgtgatatattaTAATACTAGTAATTAAATAGGTAATATTGAGCTTAAGTAAGAAGGAATAATGAACCAAATCAATGTTGTCGAAACAGTAGGGGCCTCGAGCTCGTCTATCCAGGGACCTCGAGGTCAGCTAAGACCAAcaaagtatgaacaataaagtaaaggcaataaagctgaagaataaTTGTTGAGCACGTTAAACAAGAAAAGAATAACAATGTTCTATTGTAGTGAAAGATTTGATGCCTTACAAAATTattgggatcccctttatataggaagggaaaaccccaatatagtacattcctcATAAAAGTAAAGGATTTTATTGATACAGGTGTATAACGGCCTAGTACGGATCTGTAACATTTCGTACAAACTTTATCCTTTAATTAATCCCCTAGTCCAcgtgttcttaagaaatttccgCTCTTTCTTGATTGACTTCGAAGTTGTGATGCCCTCGATATAAATCGTGCCAGGCCTTCGATTAGCTTCCTCGAGGAGGGTATCCCTTAGTCGGATCCGATATCCACTTCGAGTCTCCCGGGCTCGGACCTGTAGCCCGTTTTAAGACTTCAAAATATCATGCTCCTCGATTTTGATTgcatacagatagtcctcgcgtTTCTTAGAATGGAATGATATGAAACGATTTTGACCTCGATTTCATCGCGCCTCTAGTGATGACATCATCCTTGTGAAACCAACGTTCGAAGTGACCGAAACGTCCCATCGGCCCACTTCCCCAAAAATATTAAATGCACGTCAATGCTGGTTGGCCACTAACGCCTTCGAACCGTGGTTGCCCCTTTATAAATATGGGGCATCTTCCTTTAGTAAATAAATTTACATTTCTTCAATCTCTACCAATCCTCATCTCTTTCTTCAATCACCTATCTCCTCCGCCTCTTTAAATGCCGTTAAATACCAAGCTCTAGCCGGAAACACTGCATCCATGTTCACCTGCATTCCTTACCTTACAACCATGGCCAAAACTTCCAAGACGGTCCCTAAAAAGGATACATCATCATCATCCTCTACCTCCCGGCTGGCCAAACCGGTGGCGCCGCCGACACTTGAAGAGATCACTCCTAGTGATTGCATTATCAAGAAGGACTTTAGTATCGAGAATCCTCCCAATGTCGAAGGCCGATATGAGCACGTACCCCGATACATTAGCCTAATAATGGAGCAGCTCATCAAGGATATTATGAGGGATCGTCGATGGGGGGACTATGTCAAGATTCAGATCCTGAAGCCTGACGAAAGCATAACTACCCACAAGGAGGGGCTtttgagtgtttacacttaccccttcacattggGCCCCCTCGATCCAGTGGTGATCAACTTTTGCAAGACATACGAAGTCACCTTTGGCCAAATCCACCCTTCGTTCTGTCGTATCATTATCATGTTGCGGTACTTCTCTGAGAAGGCCAAGGGTTTCGAATTCACCCTCAGCCACCTAGTTCGGTTGTATCGACCCTAGTTATTCCGAGAGCTTATCAAGATGCAGCGTCGAACCACGAAGTCCTTCTTCGCTAGTATTGATGAAACCAAAGATCGAGGTTGGATGAGTCGATATTAGAGTAAGGACTTCGGACATCATCCCCGAGGGAAAAATGTCATTCCCGGAGAGGTGGAAGTTTAACCGTAAGTGGAGTCCGCATTTTCCTTTGTATTTATTcttgtttttttcatttttcatagcttACTCATCTTTTTTTTGGCAGCCAATGCTAGGGCGCCCTTGGCGGTGCCTGACCTTGAGGATTGGGTTAGGAAACTAGCTGCCACATCCTCTTATGACAAGCATAAGTGGTGTGATTTGGCAAAGGGCAAATGGGAGGCCAAGAACCATGGCCTTGGAGATGCGTCCGAGATGAGACCGGACCCGCCCGGGGAAACAACGAAGCCTTCAAATTCAAAGCTCGAGAAGGATAATAAAAGAAAGAGGGTCTCGAATCCCGAAGACCCCCAAGACAAGAAAACCTCCATTCGAAGGCTGCAGAAAAGATTTGCTCAAACGGGCGCAGACTCAGCCCATGACTCCCTAGGTGGTGAGGAGGATAATGAGGAAGAACCAGTTCTGGTGACTCAGACTGGGAGGCCAGTCGAGACCGTCAAGCCTTCCGAACTAGAAAATCCACCTTGTGGTGTGGATGCCGGAAGAGAAGAGGCGGGTAAGGCCCCCATGTCTCCGGAGGTTGAGATCGTCCCTCCGTCTTCAACAACTATGCTTGAGGGGGTAAATGCTGAGGGCCCCAAGGTTAATGAGAATGCCCCGAGCGAAGAGCTCGGGGCCAAACAACAGGTCGTTCCCTTTTATTGCCAACTTATTCTAGGGAGGCAATCGAGGAAACCGACAGTTTGCATATGACCGATCCAAGTAAGGTCATCGGGGACGATCCTTTCCAGAGTTGCTACACTGGAGTTGAGGCTGCCGATGATTTCAATAATGCATCCTCCATTTTTGAAGATGCCCAGCGTCTCTTTTCTCGGGTAAAGACATGCCCTATCTATTGCAAGTTCTTCTCCCTTTGTCTTCCTCTTCTACTGACGCATCATTATTTCACGTATAGGTTGTTGCAAAGTTCAAGGATGAACTGAGACAATGTGAGGTCAAGCTAAAGAGAGTCTCGGGTGAAGAGAAGTCCTAGAGGCTCCTTTGTAGTTAGAAGGAAGAGGAGCTTAAGGATCTCCGAATTGCTTTGGCCAAAGCTCAAAAAAGCGAGTCCGAGCTGGATGAGCAGGTAACTTTGATTTTAACAAAGTTAGGCATTCTTGGCCCTACTTTGGAAGCTAATACTTCGATATCTCAGCTACAGCAAAAGTTGGATATGATTGGGTAGCTCCGGGACGAGGTGAATCAAGTTTGGGTTGATTGCCTCCAGTGGAAGGAGAACGTGGATCAACTTGCCGTTGAAAAGGAAGTCGTTAAGGCTCAACTGACCTCGGCTGAAGCTCAGCTCCGTGGTGCTGAAGTGAAAGGCTTGGCTCAACCCAGGGAACTCAAGGGGCTAGGGGCCGAGCTTGCTAAAGCCCGGAGTGAAGCTGCATATGCTAAGGCTGAAACTGCACAAGCCAAGGCTGAAGCCGAGAAGACGAAAGCTTTGGCTGATAAATCCATTGCTATATACAAGAGAGAAGTTATGTCCATTCAAGCTGAGTTAAGGGCGGCCTCCAACTGGGCAAAACGAAGAAATGAATTGGCTAAGTGTCAATCCTAGAGGGAGACTCTCGAGGAAGTCCGTGCTCGAGGGTTCGACCTTGCCAAGGAGATAGCCGAGGCACAGGCATGGGAAACTGATGCTAGGTTTCTTGTCTTCTC
Coding sequences within:
- the LOC104238970 gene encoding uncharacterized protein isoform X1, coding for MAYLLIAFVSFVFQFLVPKAHSYGHAHGCRSYCGNLTVDYPFALQPGCGHQGYRDLLYCINNVLMLHISSGSYRVLGIDYAYRSLTLDEPHMSTCTSIMLGKRGNGFVVERWREPYLSPMTDNVFMLLHCKAESPLFQGFSGKHLPCRNVAGMGCDDYYGCPVWSLIGPQRAGSVYGSGPPKCCAIAYEAIKDVNLTRLGCQGYSSAYNLAPLRLAGPDEWSYGIRVKYSVQGNETFCKACEATGGSCGYDVNDFSSTLCMCGSWNSTSNCDSVPSASHRRTWSFMDALTGVEWSSFQENPIGPLGLRLMGRQFDRRPINGLAQ
- the LOC104238970 gene encoding uncharacterized protein isoform X2; this translates as MAYLLIAFVSFVFQFLVPKAHSYGHAHGCRSYCGNLTVDYPFALQPGCGHQGYRDLLYCINNVLMLHISSGSYRVLGIDYAYRSLTLDEPHMSTCTSIMLGKRGNGFVVERWREPYLSPMTDNVFMLLHCKAESPLFQGFSGKHLPCRNVAGMGCDDYYGCPVWSLIGPQRAGSVYGSGPPKCCAIAYEAIKDVNLTRLGCQGYSSAYNLAPLRLAGPDEWSYGIRVKYSVQGNETFCKACEATGGSCGYDVNDFSSTLCMCGSWNSTSNCDSVPSASHRRTWSFMDALTVCIGVNSRIELSSIFCCETRNDVTCY
- the LOC104238970 gene encoding uncharacterized protein isoform X4 produces the protein MAYLLIAFVSFVFQFLVPKAHSYGHAHGCRSYCGNLTVDYPFALQPGCGHQGYRDLLYCINNVLMLHISSGSYRVLGIDYAYRSLTLDEPHMSTCTSIMLGKRGNGFVVERWREPYLSPMTDNVFMLLHCKAESPLFQGFSGKHLPCRNVAGMGCDDYYGCPVWSLIGPQRAGSVYGSGPPKCCAIAYEAIKDVNLTRLGCQGYSSAYNLAPLRLAGPDEWSYGIRVKYSVQGNETFCKACEATGGSCGYDVNDFSSTLCMCGSWNSTSNCDSVPSASHRRTWSFMDALTVNWELAIKLGL
- the LOC104238970 gene encoding uncharacterized protein isoform X5; translation: MAYLLIAFVSFVFQFLVPKAHSYGHAHGCRSYCGNLTVDYPFALQPGCGHQGYRDLLYCINNVLMLHISSGSYRVLGIDYAYRSLTLDEPHMSTCTSIMLGKRGNGFVVERWREPYLSPMTDNVFMLLHCKAESPLFQGFSGKHLPCRNVAGMGCDDYYGCPVWSLIGPQRAGSVYGSGPPKCCAIAYEAIKDVNLTRLGCQGYSSAYNLAPLRLAGPDEWSYGIRVKYSVQGNETFCKACEATGGSCGYDVNDFSSTLCMCGSWNSTSNCDSVPSASHRRTWSFMDALTDSDLNLDAR
- the LOC104238970 gene encoding uncharacterized protein isoform X3: MAYLLIAFVSFVFQFLVPKAHSYGHAHGCRSYCGNLTVDYPFALQPGCGHQGYRDLLYCINNVLMLHISSGSYRVLGIDYAYRSLTLDEPHMSTCTSIMLGKRGNGFVVERWREPYLSPMTDNVFMLLHCKAESPLFQGFSGKHLPCRNVAGMGCDDYYGCPVWSLIGPQRAGSVYGSGPPKCCAIAYEAIKDVNLTRLGCQGYSSAYNLAPLRLAGPDEWSYGIRVKYSVQGNETFCKACEATGGSCGYDVNDFSSTLCMCGSWNSTSNCDSVPSASHRRTWSFMDALTGSKEGNQRRVTDSNGLQKG